Part of the Tenacibaculum sp. SZ-18 genome, AAAGGCGATTGAACTTATTTTAGGAATGAAAGAAATTAAACAGAACAATGCGGAATTATTAATACGATGGGAATGGGAATATTTACAAGCTAAAATATTTAAAATAGATGTTAAAAACTTAAGCTTACAAAACTATTAAGAAGCAGGAGCAAAATTAATTAGCAATATTAGAGATATTTCATTGACTTTATACGCAGCCACACTAACTATAAACGGAGTAATCTCTTTAGGTGCCCTAATTACGATACAATATATAATTGGACAATTAAGTAGCTTTATTTTAATTTATCGATTTTATTAATAGTGCACAAGACGCTCTAATTAGTTTTGAGCGTATAAAAGATGTTCATATTTTACCTGAGGAAGAAGATAATGTACAAATATCCGATATACAAAGATTTAATACAATTCGTGTTAAGAATTTATCCTTTAGATATAGAGGAACTCCAGAACCTGTACTAAAAAATATTGATTTAGAAATACCAGTTGGAAAACAAACTGCAATAGTAGGATTAAGTGGAAGTGGAAAAAGTACTTTGTTTAAAATTCTATTGAAACATTATGATACATATGAAGGTAGTGTGTTACTAGGTAATCAAAATTTACATAATATCTCTGCATCAGCTTGGCGTTCAATTTCTGGAGCCGTATTACAAGATGGTGTTATTTTTGATGGTACAATAGCTAAAAATATTACGCTGGGTTCTTCTGTAAGTGATAAAGAGAAACTTCGACATGTTAGCGAAATAACTAATTGTTTTGATTTTATTTCAAAATTTCCTTTAGGATTTAATACTATCATTGGAGGAAGAATTGGACTGCAGTTAAGTGCCGGTGAAATGCAGCGAATTTTGATAGCTCGAGCTTTATATAAAGATCCTGATTTTTTTTTTAGATGAAGCTTCATCAGACCTTGATTCTGTTAATGAAAAGGCTATAATGACCAAACTTGAAAATTATTTACAAAACAAAACTGTAATTGCTATTGCGAATAGATTAAGTACAATAAAACATATGGATCAAATTGTTGTTATGAACGATGGTAAGATTATTGAAAAAGGAAATCATCAAGAGTTAATGAAATTAAAAGGACATTATTATACTTTGGTTCAAAATCAATTATTAAATACCTAATCATTCACTTTCAATTGAAAAATAAACAACTAAATTTGAAAATTATACAAATTATTTATTAATTAAAAATTGGTAATTGTATCGTAACTTTTGTTCCTTTTCCTTCTTCACTATCAAAGGTTATAATGCCATCGTTTTTTTTAACTAAAGTCTGACATAAAATAAGTCCCAATCCTACACCTTCAGAACGGTTGATTTTATCAATACTTACATCTTTCAAGCGATTAATTTTAGCTAATCTCTCAGCTGTTATTCCAATTCCTGTATCTTGAATTGAAACATATGCGTAATTCTCGGAATCAACCCCCATTTCAATGGAAATTTCTCCTTTCCCGTTCATATATTTTACAGAGTTATCTAAAAGGTTTCGAAGAACGATTTTTAATGATTCTCTATCGGCTTTAATTAAAGAGTTTTTAATATAATTGGTTTTTATTTTAACGTCGTTTGCTTCAATTAAATTTTCATAATCATACAAAACGTGTTCAACTATTGGCTTAAAAGGATATTCCTTTTTCTCAAAAACCATTTGATTGTTTTGTTCGAGAGACCAATGCAATACATTATTCAGTAAATGACTCGTACTTTCTGTAACAGTAATTGCAGAATTATTAGCTTCTTTAATTCCTTCTAAATTATTATCAGCAATATGTTTTTTAAGTTGTAAGTGCTGATGTTTGATTGTATTCATTGGTGAACGCAAATCGTGAGAAACAACTGAGAATAGGTAGTTTTTAGTCTTATTAGCAATTGCTAAATCTTCTTTCTGCTGCGTAATTAAAGAGTTTTGTTTTTGAAGTTTTTTATAGAAAAATCCTAACAAAGCAAGAAAAATTAATAATCCTGAAGCTCCAAAAATTAATGCACGTTGCACTACTTTTTGAGTCTTAAGTTTCTCATCTTGAATTGCTATTTCATTTTCTTTTTGAGCGACAGCAAACTGTTTGTCTTTTTCGGTAAGCTCCCAAATCTTATCTTTATTGAATAATGAGTCT contains:
- a CDS encoding ATP-binding cassette domain-containing protein, whose translation is MVGLSGSGKSTLFKILLKHYDTYEGSVLLGNQNLHNISASAWRSISGAVLQDGVIFDGTIAKNITLGSSVSDKEKLRHVSEITNCFDFISKFPLGFNTIIGGRIGLQLSAGEMQRILIARALYKDPDFFFR
- a CDS encoding tetratricopeptide repeat-containing sensor histidine kinase is translated as MMTNDQEEKDFFHCIHGYSAYTKGLYKKALLSFNSISRSQNYKQIKNYLLGNVHFSLKGYDKSVEHYKDWIKEIQGSNKVITSAVYRNLGLSYLHLKEYVKAKDYFEKEFSLISNSDTLAIIKAKMSLANVYYNQYLDDDAIPLFKEAYDLAKVYSDVELKQNSSLNMAVVERNRKKYKESVEYYREFIRWKDSLFNKDKIWELTEKDKQFAVAQKENEIAIQDEKLKTQKVVQRALIFGASGLLIFLALLGFFYKKLQKQNSLITQQKEDLAIANKTKNYLFSVVSHDLRSPMNTIKHQHLQLKKHIADNNLEGIKEANNSAITVTESTSHLLNNVLHWSLEQNNQMVFEKKEYPFKPIVEHVLYDYENLIEANDVKIKTNYIKNSLIKADRESLKIVLRNLLDNSVKYMNGKGEISIEMGVDSENYAYVSIQDTGIGITAERLAKINRLKDVSIDKINRSEGVGLGLILCQTLVKKNDGIITFDSEEGKGTKVTIQLPIFN